In Mycteria americana isolate JAX WOST 10 ecotype Jacksonville Zoo and Gardens chromosome Z, USCA_MyAme_1.0, whole genome shotgun sequence, the sequence CTCTGGGGAAACAATGGGAACATCTTTAGCTTCAGTGAATTCCAGGAGCATCCTGAGAACCCAGATGAGGAGCAAAAAGCAGAATTGGAGGCAGGATGTGCAGGTGCTTGTTACTGAACTGTGTGAGGTGGTCTGAGCGTGATGCCTTCTAGCAGGGAGTCCGACTtagcaggagagggagggagaggatggCAAGTTGTCATGAGACATGAAAACTCTATCACATTGTCTCAGGTCCCTTCCCGTGTTGTTGGCACAAGACTGACTCTTTTGGCTCTGCTTCAGGCTGCATCTGTCTCTCTCCTACCTCTGGAACCTtctgcagaagcaaaaatatCATCCATGGTGCCAGCCAATACTGGTATTTCTTTGAGGTAGAAGTTAAATTGCTGCATGGTCACAGGTTAAGCTCAGCAGCTCCAGTGCATACTTGGGAATTTACCTCTCCACTATGGTAACTTGAATTTGCTGTGTGCAAGATAGATGGGCAGGGTGCAAGGTGGGTTAACAGGTACCATAAAACATCACAGCTTTGTTTATTCTGGGGGTGCCTGTGGTGATCCCAGTTGTCTGTGCTTCAAGCCTGTGGGTCCCAGCAGGTCAATTTGCTTTGTCCTGTGTGTCAGTCTTCTCTGCTGACCTGTTGTGAGTCCTCCCATAGCAAGACTCAGGAGTCCATAGTAGCAACCCAATTCTGTGTAAATTAACCCTGTTTCTCTCCAGTTAAGGAGGGGATCCTGGAGGATGGAAGGATGGAGCCCAGGCTGAACTGGGTCAGGAAAGCCAAGTGGATGAACAGTGGCTTCCCAGGCTTGTCTGAAGAACTGCCCAGGGAGAGGAACCCAATGGATAAAGTGAGTGTCCTACAGCAACAGATCCTGACACTCACAGAGGAAGTCAAGTCACAGAAGGTGAGTGTGGCGAAGAGTCTGCTACTTCTACGTGCAGGGCCCTGAGACTGGCCACAGGGACTCCCTTATACCTTGGTGTGAGGCTGGGAAGTCCTCAGCAGGCACTCACTGGGGACCAGTTGAAGCTCCTGGTATTACCCCTTTGTATGTGCCTGATTGTGCCCAGCGCAAGGGAGAATGGGCTGTCCCTCAGCCATTGCTAGGAAGTGCAGCTAGCAGATGGGCTGTAAAAGGGAGGTAAAACAAATCCAAGTGCGCTCTGCAAGTGTCTTGCTGGTGTGTCTTTATTGCTCAGTGAATGTACGAAGTACAGCCCTGATTATGTACTGTGACACTGGCAGGAGCTGCTAGGCTGAGTCATGCTGTTAACAGCAGGTCATTCTTTTTGAACAGTGATCCACCATTAAGAAGTGATTTGACTGTTGAAGTCAGCACATGGATCACTGCAAGGGCTGTCTCTCCTAAATGATACTTCACAAGCATGGAGCAACGCCAGGGTCTCCACTAATGATGCTGGTAGCTCTTCcagcagaagaggcaggagagcCAGGTCCCATGGTGGGCAATCAGTTGCATCCTTGATTTGCTTCCTTAAATGGCTGAGATGGCAGAGTCTGAATCAGCGGCATGTTGCTGGGGCAAGCTTTTGTTCTTTCATGTGGGATCGAGTGAGGGAGGACTCTGGCAGAGGGAAGGTTAAAATGGATACAGCAGTTTGCTTCTGGTAGCACAAATGGATGCAGACTGCAttatttccctccctcctgtttTACCAGACTTCTGACCAGATCTCCAGCTTCTCTGGTCTCTGCTGGGCCTCCCAAGAAGGATCATTGTAGAAATTCAGAATTCAGACAGTGTGAGCAGCAACTTGTCTGTTAGCAATCCACCTAAAGTCAAGGCATCTGTGGCCTGCTCCAGAGACCTTTCAGgcccagctcagagcagagctTCTCTACTGGGGAAGCACTGTGATTTCAAGATTGCTGCAttcagttttgcttctgaaaggAGTCAATTTCAAGATCCTGAGGACCTTTCACTGTTCATTCATTACTGGTTGGGTCTGTGCTGTCCGTGCTGCCATTGCCTTGGGCAGCACTGTGGTGTAATGGCTTTGCATTCCCTTTCCAGGAGCTGGTTAAACTTCTCCACAAAGCTCTGGAGGCAGCCCAGCATGAGAAGCGAGTATCTAGCATGTATCTCACTGCAGCAGAAGATAAGGACAGGCTGGAGCTGGTGCGCCACAAAGTGAGACAAATCGCAGATCTCACCAGTCGACTGGAAGCTCTTGagcaagaaaagaaggaactggAGCAGATGCTGACTCTGAGAGACAGCCACATCCAGGAACTCAAAGAGCACGTGCAGCTTCTGATGGAGAAGAACCACGCCAAACAGGAAGTCATCATGGCCTTGACGGAGCAGATGGCCCGAGAGCTCTCTGACCCCCTGCAAGAAGCCAACACTATCACTGCAGAGACATTGTATAAGCAGCAGGAGGAGATTGCGCACCTGAAGGTGTGTGAGATGGCACAGGTCATTTGGGGGTTCCCATTTCTGTTGCCCTCTGGTTCAGTGGGAGGGTGTTCCTTGTGGGAAGCACAGAATATACTTCTGTTAGTTGCTCCATGTGTCTCCAAACCAGAGACAGGCTGGAAGGGACTCGCTTGATACCAATAGGGTGCTCAAAAGCATCTGGGTCAGTTTCAGCTTCAGCTCAGAGCCTGTTTTGTTTGACTTCGTGTCACCATTCAGTGCGTGCctctttctttgctcttctcttgtTTCACAGCTGCAGTCTCACTTGCTGCCTTCACTACTTTGTTCCTCTGTGTTTTCCTCTTGCAAACAGTTTCCCAATACATCCTGGTCTTTAAAATCCAGCCTGTTGTATGTCACTATATGCACAGTTATAATGACCAGTTAGCGTGGGGTGGAGAATTGGCAAAACAGCCACTTACTGTGTTGTGGGAGAGTGTTTGTTTTTGCTGCTAGCCATGGGGCTGAGATTTgtgtcagtttttaaaaaaatagaacaaaacacaTATATTCTTCATCTTACTTAGGTGCTTCTGTAGCTTTATATCACCCAGACGTCTGTGTTTTCTAAGCATGTACATGCTTAGAAAGCGCACTTAGCATTTTCAAGTGTCTTGTCTATGCATGACACTTCTATTTAATGTTGTGCCTTGATTTCCTTTGTAGGCAATATTTGTCTTGGGGAGTCAGTCCTGTCTTCTCCCTAGAACACAAAATTGTTGAgatattttcttgtccttaacACAATCCACACCTGAGGTCCCTGAACTGGGAGGGGATTCCAAGCCCCTCAAGAACTCTCCTTGTGTGACTGTTTTGCTTCGTGGCAGGATGATATTGATGCATACAAAACCCAGAACCAATTTCTCAACTCGGAGATCCACCAGGTTACTCGACTCTGGACAAGTGTTGCTGAGAATGAAAAAGCCCTTCTGATGAAGGTAaggcaaaattactttttttccttggtgagAGCTGTTACTAATTTCTTTCCAAGGTTGCCACTGGAATGGGGTTTGgtccaaaacacagcaggaaTAAGCTTTCTTCGCAATGTGTTTTTTTTAGTGTggcctttttttctgctttgtgttgttGCCAAATTAGACGTGATCATTTTCACTCttcaataaaagtaaaataccTGCAAAGCTCAGTCTTAAGGGTGTTGAAACTTAACCCAGATTTCTCCATTTCAGCTACGCTTTTGGGtacaaataaaaaagcaacactATGTGTAGGGAATCAGAAAATTTTCCTGAGAGCTGGCAGACTGACTGAGCCTTGGCTGCATCTAGTCTTGATTTCTCTACCCAGCTTGGCACTGCCAGGTggcagcactcccaggtcctgcAGCTAGATCAGAGTTCTTATGTTTTCTTAAGCTCTGGTTTTATTTCTAGCCTTGTAAGTGTGCATAACTTGGTTACTCTCAGACTTGTCTAATCCTACCTTCTGGTCCTGAACCACTTCTCAGGCTGGTGGTGTGTGCTGGCCTTTGTTCTGGGGGTTTTCCCTAGGTTTTACTTTCCTGGGTTTTAAAGTATGTCTCCACAGTCTTGGATTCTGGAACAGGGcaaaaagctgcttctgaaatgttaTTGCCATTCTTATATCTCTTTGGTTTCTAGTCCTTTGAAACCCTGCCTACCTCCTAACTTACTGCCCTTCTCTGATCCTGAAACTGATGTAACCTTCAGAAAGGAAGTAATCAGACCAACATGCTCAATGTGAGGCAAAATGCTGATTAAAGTGGTAGTACGACAATATCCCATGCTCCTTTCTGTCCCCTCTATAGGCAGCCTAATTCTCTCTgtggtttctcttttgtttttgttttcaactgCTGCTTCCCACTGAGCGGGAGTCTTCATTGAGCTTCCTATGAGACATTGGGTGAGTCTTGTCACCTGGGTGGCCTCAGTTCCCCACTTGTGGAGTGGGGATAAGAgtcctcattcttttttttctgctctgtgtgccCAGCAGTATGGTGGTGGCAGGGACTGTCCTGCTGTTTGAACTCAGCTGGGCTTCCTGTGCTTGAGAAATGTTGTGTAGCAGTGCCATGGGACTGGGGTTGCTGAGGGGCATGTGGCCACCTTGTCTGTGGTGGTGCTACCATGTATCCTGAAAATGGTGTGGTCATAGCTGAGTCCCAGGAGCGGTGTGTTTTGTCAGGATACAGCCCCATGTGAAGTAGAGAACTAGtctgaggaggagagaaaaagcctGCAGAGAACTTAGCTGCAGTGGTGGCTCTTCGGTTGTGGCCTGAGCCGAGCTGGCTGGGATATGGCCATCCACTGATGCAAGGCAGTAGCCAAAGTAGGTGATGCTGTAGTAGGTCTCCCACTCAATAAGCAACTTCTGTTGCATGCTAGCTACTGCAGCTTGTGCTTGTTCATAGACCACAGTGATTCATTCATGGCTGCAATTCCACTGACTGTAGAAAGCTGCTGGATGTGTTTGCTAGGGCTTTGCTGTTCAGGAGTCTTCACTTTATGTGCAGACCAGGCCAGTAGAGAGCAGTGGCAATGCAGGAGGAACCATCGATGAGCCAGCtcattccctcttctttccccatcAGTGTGCCTGCCTGCAAGCACGAAACTGCCAGATGGAGAGCAAATACCTGACAGTCTTGCGGAagctgcaggaggctgtgccTGGCCTGCCCAGCTCCTATGCTGAGTTAGTGAGGAACCTCATCCAGGAAGCGCTCCAGTGGGATgtgaaggaagaagcagaagaagggTTTAACCTGAACCCTGTAAGGTAAGAGGCAGCATAGTGATATTCACACCCTTGTAGGAGTCTGGCCGTGGAGGGGAATGCACAGGCAAGAAAGGTCTGGGGTCATTTCTGTAGAAGGAACTTTGAGCCATGACCTAGGAGTGGACGTTGAGGAGGCTGGTTTAGTTCAGTGAGTGGAGACCATAAGTACCTGATAGCAGCATATCGCTGTAGGAAAGAGAAGTTAAAGATGGTACAGCTAAACTTTTCTTGGCAGTGGCAGACAGTATGGCAGGTGACAACAGCCATGGCATACATGGGAGGTAAACAGTGGACATGAGGATGAACTCCTTTTGTAGGAGAGGAGGCCACCTGGGAGGTAGGGGATCTCCATCCTTTGGGGTTTTCTAGTCCCAGCCATACAAAGCCACTGTTGCCCTGTTCTAGTGCTGGGGACAATCCTGCAGTGAAGGGGGGctggactggagacctccagcGAGCCTTGCCACCAGCGCTGTGGGGGTCCTTGCATTTGTGTTTATGACTTTCTGCTCAGTTAGTGCCCCAGTTCTGTAGCAGTTTCCATTTCATCTGGTTGGTCAGACTCGCAGGTTCTCCAGGTAGCTTTGGAGATGATACCCCAAAGCCAGGCTTCATCTCTTTGTCAAGAATATAATGATATCTTACAAGTATCCCAGCCTGTGGACTGATGATGCACAAACCCTCAATGAGCTGTATTGTCAGTGGTCCTGGTGTTTTCCAATCAGTAGGAGATTCGCATTGTGTACAGGAAGACATCAGAAGGGACTGTGGATCTCTGTTCTTTGGTCTGATGCCCCAAAGCCTTTGCAGTCCCTTCCTAGAGAACTGTCTGTGCACTAGGACATAGTAGGGTGAAGGTACACAGGTTGAACTAGATACTCCCtttggggcagggaagcaggtgagGTGAGAGAGGTCTGATGAGGTTGGGCTGTAGCTCAGAGCAAAGTTACCCTTGAGTTCCTGTGTGTATGGCACTGCTGCAGGCTCTCAATTGTCTTCGAGGCTCTGAGACAGTGGGCATGTCAGGCTTTCACATGCAGCTGCCAGAGGAGTGAAGGATGAGTACTTGTGCTCTGACATGGGTGACAGGAACCTGGCAGCAGGCTGTAGTTGGCGTGGCCCCAAGCAGTGAGTGGCCCTTGACGCAGGTACCAGTGCTGTCCTTTGAACTAACCTCTGCCTTGTGACCCTCCAGTGAGTATGACGAGTATGGGTTTATGACTGTACCTGACTATGAAGTTGAGGACTGGAAACTTCTGGCCAAAATCCAAGCCCTGGAGATAAAGTCCAACAACCTGCGGAGACAGGAAGTAGTGGAGAAGCCCCTCCGTGACAGGTGGAACAGTGTTGGAGAGCTGAGCCCCTCTGCAGAGCTGAAGAGCCTGATCCGAAGTGGCATTCCAGTGGAGCATCGGCAACGGGTCTGGAGGTGGATTGTCAGCCGGCACTGCAGCCATCTGCCTGACCACTACCAGCGGCTGTTACGGCAAAGCAAGAGCACCGAGCACCCTGCCTGCCGGCAGATTGAGCTCGACCTGCCCCGCACACTGACCAATaacaaacatttttcctctcccacctcccagcTCATCCCCAAGCTTCGGAGGGTGTTGCTGGCATTCTCCTGGCACAATCCTGCCATTGGATACTGTCAGGGACTGAACAGGTGAGGAGCCAGGTATGCTGCTTCTTCATAGGATAGCACTGAGAAGGTGTAGACACATACTCTAGGCTGTGATTCAAGCAACCCCAGGCTCCTGCCTCTCTAGAGTTCTGTCCTGGCTCTAGGTATTTTCCTGCAGAATTCTGCATTTGGTGTCTTTTTTCACCCAGTGTTGTTGCTGGGACCAAGCAAGCAGCAGGATGCACTAACTTCCATAGTTACAGAATAGGAAGAAACAGCTGTAGGAGGTAGAGTGAGGCAGTCCCAGAGTAGCAGCATGAGGCTGGGGCTGAATTTCCAAGTCTTATTGTGCTTGGCAGAAGAATACCCTGGTGATTCCCCTTTTTGCTGAGAAGAGTTGGAGGAAACGTTAGGAAGTGTTAGAGATGAGGGAGTTGCAGCAAATgacatgaggagaggctgaggaaactgggattgttctgtctggagaagagaaggttcagggaaTCTAAAAGTTTCTTTCACTTCCCAAAGAAGGCTATAGGAAAGATAAAACCAGACTTCTTAGACATGTGCTGCCAAGTAAAAGAGGTACCAGGCACTCGCTGCAAGAAGGGAATTTCTGGTTGGACCTCTTCACATGAGGAAAGTCTGTGTAAGGTATTCCCGTTGTTCTTGGATGGtcttcagaaagacattttccacTCTAGAGAGCCCTTGATATCTAATATCATCTTTCCAGTCTGGCTGAAAGGGGGTAAGTCAGAGCTGAAGGGGGTAAGGGCTGTAGAATAATGTA encodes:
- the TBC1D2 gene encoding TBC1 domain family member 2A, with amino-acid sequence MKKGSECGACRLAAPGNLVESNPDDNRSNGASAKQKDLLSSSGELENVQLKPSRETSGKKLCGYLNKLGIKGPIKTWKSRWFFYDENKCHLLYYRTAQDINPLGSIDLSSASFDCKVENGEGVFEIRTPSRVFTLKAISKQAMMYWLQQLQMRRWEFCNAQSRFPVGSSQLVNEPLAVRTNVVDNEDFLPPVKTPTEAVGLKAASLPAPQTSTALQNISLKHPWTEIQNTVYNICGSKQLWGNNGNIFSFSEFQEHPENPDEEQKAELEAGCAVKEGILEDGRMEPRLNWVRKAKWMNSGFPGLSEELPRERNPMDKVSVLQQQILTLTEEVKSQKELVKLLHKALEAAQHEKRVSSMYLTAAEDKDRLELVRHKVRQIADLTSRLEALEQEKKELEQMLTLRDSHIQELKEHVQLLMEKNHAKQEVIMALTEQMARELSDPLQEANTITAETLYKQQEEIAHLKDDIDAYKTQNQFLNSEIHQVTRLWTSVAENEKALLMKCACLQARNCQMESKYLTVLRKLQEAVPGLPSSYAELVRNLIQEALQWDVKEEAEEGFNLNPVSEYDEYGFMTVPDYEVEDWKLLAKIQALEIKSNNLRRQEVVEKPLRDRWNSVGELSPSAELKSLIRSGIPVEHRQRVWRWIVSRHCSHLPDHYQRLLRQSKSTEHPACRQIELDLPRTLTNNKHFSSPTSQLIPKLRRVLLAFSWHNPAIGYCQGLNRLAAVALLVLEDEESAFWCLVHIVENLMPADYYSDTLITSQVDQRVFKDFLSEKLPRLMAHFEQYRIDVSLITFNWFLVAFVDSLVSDILLRVWDAFLYEGTKVIFRYALAIFKYNEEEILRIHDSVEIYQYLRFFTRMITDGRKLMNIAFNDLNPFPMKLLRNRRSMHREELEAELCELEQIKAAYVKERAEQGLQDLKEVVSEEEEEI